A stretch of Pseudomonas sp. LS.1a DNA encodes these proteins:
- a CDS encoding FTR1 family protein, which produces MFSFAFPSRVAMKTRSRLLAWLPALLLGPVLALCSTLALAEAPAEATKALHLLDYIGADYPPTVQDGKVIDDGEYREQQEFSAVLAELVKGLPANTEQAALEQGIQALRQAIDQRQDGPVVAKQARQLGARLAVAYEVSQAPVITPDPARGASLYAQNCAICHGETGAGDGPAGVGLEPAPANLRDVSRLDQLSLFDLYNTLALGIDGTEMPSFADQLDDRQRWDVAAYIAGFTANPQPGKGDKTWNIADLARQTPAEVAVSEGATAVEAFRAQRAQPPQVKRGPAQLLEYTASTLDKSLAAYRAGDHDQAYDLSVAAYLEGFELVESSLDNIDTQARKDTEKSLMAYRQSLQDGLPVAQAEQRLSEAKAKLEQASRLLGSDGLSWSLSFVSGLLILLREGLEAILVLAAILAFLRNTGQQSAVRSVNIGWGLALVAGFATWALAAYVIDVGGAQRELLEGCTALFAAVMVLWLGVWMHDRRHAAAWKDYIKSSLVSGGGRFGFAVLAFFSVYRELFEVILFYETLWLQAGPAGHQAVLAGGATALVLLVGLAWVILRGSAKLPLSLFFSINAALLCALSVVFAGHGVKALQEAGVLGTRPVAFFEFDWLGIHADAYSLSAQALALLAIVFLYGRSRLAERRRATAN; this is translated from the coding sequence ATGTTCTCTTTCGCATTTCCTTCGAGAGTGGCCATGAAAACCCGTTCCCGTCTGCTCGCCTGGCTGCCGGCTTTATTGCTCGGCCCGGTACTGGCGCTGTGCAGTACCCTGGCGCTGGCCGAAGCCCCCGCCGAGGCCACCAAGGCTTTGCACCTGCTCGACTACATTGGCGCCGACTACCCGCCGACTGTACAAGACGGCAAGGTCATCGACGATGGCGAATACCGCGAGCAGCAAGAGTTCAGCGCGGTATTGGCTGAGCTGGTGAAGGGTCTGCCTGCCAATACCGAGCAAGCGGCACTGGAGCAGGGCATCCAAGCGCTGCGCCAGGCCATCGACCAGCGCCAGGACGGCCCGGTGGTGGCCAAGCAGGCCCGCCAACTGGGCGCGCGCCTGGCAGTGGCCTATGAGGTCAGCCAGGCCCCGGTAATCACCCCGGACCCGGCCCGTGGTGCTTCGCTGTACGCACAAAACTGCGCGATCTGCCACGGTGAAACCGGTGCCGGTGATGGACCGGCCGGCGTGGGCCTTGAGCCTGCACCCGCCAACCTGCGCGATGTATCGCGCCTCGACCAGTTGAGCCTGTTCGACCTCTACAACACCCTGGCCCTGGGCATCGATGGCACCGAGATGCCGTCCTTTGCCGACCAGCTGGATGACCGCCAGCGTTGGGACGTGGCTGCATACATTGCCGGTTTCACCGCCAATCCACAGCCTGGCAAAGGCGACAAGACCTGGAACATCGCCGACCTGGCCCGGCAGACCCCGGCCGAAGTCGCCGTCAGCGAAGGCGCCACGGCCGTGGAGGCTTTCCGCGCCCAGCGCGCCCAGCCGCCGCAGGTCAAACGTGGCCCGGCACAATTGCTCGAATACACCGCCAGCACCCTGGACAAGAGCCTGGCGGCCTACCGCGCAGGTGATCACGACCAGGCCTATGACCTGTCAGTAGCGGCCTACCTGGAAGGCTTCGAGCTGGTGGAAAGCTCGCTGGACAACATCGATACCCAGGCGCGCAAGGACACCGAAAAATCGCTGATGGCCTACCGTCAGTCGCTGCAGGACGGCTTGCCCGTGGCCCAGGCCGAACAACGCCTGAGCGAAGCCAAGGCCAAGCTGGAGCAGGCTTCCAGGCTGCTGGGCAGCGATGGTCTGAGCTGGTCGCTGAGCTTTGTATCCGGCTTGCTGATCTTGCTGCGCGAAGGCCTGGAGGCGATTCTGGTGCTGGCGGCGATCCTGGCCTTCCTGCGCAACACCGGCCAGCAGTCGGCAGTGCGCAGCGTCAACATTGGTTGGGGCCTGGCGCTGGTCGCCGGTTTCGCCACCTGGGCCCTGGCGGCCTACGTGATCGACGTCGGTGGCGCCCAGCGCGAGCTGCTGGAAGGCTGCACGGCGCTTTTCGCCGCGGTGATGGTGCTGTGGCTTGGCGTGTGGATGCACGACCGCCGCCATGCCGCCGCCTGGAAGGACTACATCAAGAGCAGCCTGGTCAGTGGCGGCGGACGCTTCGGTTTTGCCGTGCTGGCGTTCTTCTCGGTATACCGCGAACTGTTCGAAGTGATCCTGTTCTACGAAACCCTGTGGCTGCAGGCCGGCCCGGCCGGGCACCAGGCGGTACTGGCGGGCGGTGCCACGGCGCTGGTGCTGCTGGTGGGGTTGGCCTGGGTAATTCTGCGTGGTTCGGCCAAGCTGCCGCTGTCGCTGTTCTTCAGCATCAACGCCGCGCTGCTATGTGCCTTGTCGGTGGTGTTCGCCGGGCATGGCGTGAAGGCACTGCAAGAGGCCGGGGTGCTGGGCACGCGGCCGGTGGCGTTCTTCGAATTCGACTGGCTGGGGATCCACGCCGATGCCTACTCGCTGTCAGCGCAGGCGCTGGCCTTGCTGGCCATCGTGTTCCTGTACGGGCGTTCGCGCCTGGCGGAAAGGCGCAGGGCAACGGCTAACTGA
- a CDS encoding TIGR02647 family protein: MPFTPDLIAELEVLSLFKHDSSQEGIKIHKNASPALVAAAQRLHEKGLTDQPDGGYLTSLGHDAVESVQLLQNILKAPQPA; this comes from the coding sequence ATGCCTTTTACCCCCGATCTGATCGCTGAACTGGAAGTCCTTTCGCTGTTCAAGCACGACAGCAGCCAGGAAGGCATCAAGATTCACAAGAACGCTTCCCCTGCCTTGGTGGCCGCCGCGCAACGCCTGCATGAAAAGGGGCTGACCGATCAACCTGATGGCGGCTACCTGACCAGCTTGGGTCATGACGCTGTCGAAAGTGTCCAGTTGCTGCAGAACATTCTCAAGGCGCCACAGCCGGCTTGA
- a CDS encoding glutathione S-transferase has protein sequence MLKLYGFSVSNYYNMVKLALLEKGLPFEEVTFYGGQAPQALEVSPRGKVPVLQTEHGFLSETSVILDYIEQTQGGKALLPADPFGQAKVRELLKEIELYIELPARTCYAESFFGMSVEPLIKEKARADLLAGFATLKRNGRFAPYVAGEQLTLADLMFCFSVDLACAVGKKVLNIDFLADFPQAKALLQLMGENPHMARIVADKEAAMPAFMEMIRSGKR, from the coding sequence ATGCTCAAGCTTTATGGATTCTCGGTCAGCAACTACTACAACATGGTCAAGCTGGCCCTGCTGGAAAAAGGCCTGCCCTTCGAGGAAGTCACCTTCTATGGCGGCCAGGCGCCACAGGCGCTGGAAGTGAGCCCGCGAGGCAAGGTGCCGGTGCTGCAGACCGAACACGGCTTCCTCAGCGAAACCAGTGTGATCCTCGACTATATCGAGCAGACCCAGGGCGGCAAGGCGCTGCTGCCGGCCGACCCGTTCGGGCAAGCCAAGGTGCGTGAGCTGCTCAAGGAAATCGAGCTGTACATCGAGCTGCCGGCGCGTACCTGTTACGCCGAGTCTTTCTTTGGCATGTCGGTGGAGCCGCTGATAAAGGAAAAAGCCCGTGCCGACCTGCTGGCCGGTTTTGCCACGCTCAAGCGCAACGGCCGCTTCGCACCCTATGTGGCGGGTGAGCAACTGACCCTGGCAGACCTGATGTTCTGCTTCTCGGTCGATCTGGCCTGTGCCGTGGGCAAGAAGGTGCTGAACATCGACTTCCTGGCGGACTTCCCGCAGGCCAAGGCGTTGTTGCAGCTGATGGGCGAGAACCCGCACATGGCGCGGATCGTGGCGGACAAGGAGGCGGCGATGCCGGCCTTCATGGAGATGATTCGTAGCGGAAAACGCTGA
- the argH gene encoding argininosuccinate lyase, with product MSTDKTNQSWGGRFSEPVDAFVARFTASVDFDKRLYRHDIMGSIAHATMLAQVGVLSDAERDTIIDGLKTIQGEIEAGTFDWRVDLEDVHMNIEARLTDRIGITGKKLHTGRSRNDQVATDIRLWLRDEIDLILAEITRLQQGLLEQAEREAETIMPGFTHLQTAQPVTFGHHLLAWFEMLSRDYERLVDCRKRANRMPLGSAALAGTTYPIDRELTCKLLGFEAVAGNSLDGVSDRDFAIEFCAAASVAMMHLSRFSEELVLWTSAQFQFIDLPDRFCTGSSIMPQKKNPDVPELVRGKSGRVFGALTGLLTLMKGQPLAYNKDNQEDKEPLFDAADTLRDSLRAFADMIPAIKPKHAIMREAALRGFSTATDLADYLVRRGLPFRDCHEIVGHAVKYGVDTGKDLAEMSLDELRQFSDQIEQDVFAVLTLEGSVNARNHIGGTAPAQVRAAVARGKALLASR from the coding sequence ATGAGCACCGACAAGACCAATCAGTCCTGGGGCGGCCGCTTCAGTGAGCCCGTCGACGCCTTCGTCGCCCGTTTCACCGCCTCGGTCGATTTCGACAAGCGCCTGTACCGCCACGACATCATGGGTTCGATCGCCCATGCCACCATGCTGGCGCAGGTCGGCGTGCTCAGCGATGCCGAGCGCGACACCATCATCGATGGCCTGAAGACCATTCAGGGCGAGATCGAGGCCGGCACCTTCGACTGGCGCGTCGATCTCGAAGACGTGCACATGAACATCGAGGCACGCCTGACCGACCGTATCGGCATCACCGGCAAGAAGCTGCACACCGGCCGTAGCCGCAATGACCAGGTGGCCACCGACATCCGCCTGTGGCTGCGTGACGAAATCGACCTGATCCTGGCCGAAATCACCCGCCTGCAGCAGGGCCTGCTGGAGCAGGCCGAGCGTGAAGCGGAAACCATCATGCCCGGCTTCACCCACCTGCAGACGGCCCAGCCGGTCACCTTCGGCCACCACCTGCTGGCCTGGTTCGAAATGCTCAGCCGCGACTACGAGCGCCTGGTCGACTGCCGCAAGCGTGCCAACCGCATGCCCCTGGGCAGCGCCGCACTGGCCGGCACCACCTACCCGATCGACCGCGAACTCACCTGCAAGCTGCTGGGCTTCGAAGCCGTGGCCGGCAACTCGCTGGATGGCGTGTCGGACCGCGACTTCGCCATCGAATTCTGCGCCGCCGCCAGCGTGGCGATGATGCACCTGTCGCGCTTCTCCGAGGAGCTGGTGCTGTGGACCAGCGCGCAGTTCCAGTTCATCGACCTGCCAGACCGCTTCTGCACTGGCAGCTCGATCATGCCGCAGAAAAAGAACCCGGACGTGCCAGAACTGGTACGTGGCAAGAGCGGCCGCGTGTTCGGCGCCCTGACCGGCCTGCTGACCCTGATGAAAGGCCAGCCGCTGGCCTACAACAAGGACAACCAGGAAGACAAGGAACCGCTGTTCGACGCCGCCGACACCCTGCGCGACTCGCTGCGTGCCTTTGCCGACATGATCCCGGCAATCAAGCCCAAGCATGCCATCATGCGTGAAGCGGCCCTGCGCGGCTTCTCTACCGCCACCGACCTGGCCGACTACCTGGTACGCCGTGGCCTGCCGTTCCGTGACTGCCACGAGATCGTGGGCCACGCGGTGAAGTATGGCGTGGACACCGGCAAGGACCTGGCCGAAATGAGCCTGGACGAACTGCGCCAGTTCAGCGACCAGATCGAGCAGGACGTGTTTGCCGTGCTGACCCTGGAAGGCTCGGTGAATGCCCGTAACCACATTGGTGGTACCGCACCGGCGCAGGTGCGTGCCGCCGTGGCCCGCGGCAAGGCGCTGCTGGCTTCGCGTTAA
- a CDS encoding LytR/AlgR family response regulator transcription factor: MNVLIVDDEPQGRERLSRLLGELEGYTVLEPSATNGEEALALIESLKPDVVLLDIGMPGLDGLQVAARLCEREAPPAVVFCTGDDEYGAEAFKDSTLSHVTKPFQAQALRDALRKAEKPNRGQLAALTRPGNEGGGPRSHISARTRKGIELIPLPQVIYFIADHKYVTLRHEAGEVLLDEPLKALEDEFGERFVRIHRNALVARERIERLQRTPLGHFQLYLKGLDGDALTVSRRHVAGVRKMMQTL, translated from the coding sequence ATGAATGTCCTGATCGTTGATGACGAACCCCAAGGCCGTGAGCGCCTTAGCCGGCTGCTCGGCGAACTGGAGGGTTACACCGTGCTGGAGCCTAGCGCCACCAACGGCGAGGAGGCCCTGGCGCTGATCGAAAGCCTCAAGCCCGATGTGGTCCTGCTGGACATCGGCATGCCAGGCCTGGATGGCCTGCAGGTTGCTGCCCGCCTGTGCGAGCGCGAGGCGCCGCCGGCGGTGGTGTTTTGCACCGGGGACGATGAATATGGTGCCGAGGCTTTCAAGGACAGTACCCTCAGCCATGTGACCAAACCTTTCCAGGCCCAGGCCTTGCGCGATGCCTTGCGCAAGGCCGAAAAGCCCAACCGCGGCCAGTTGGCGGCGCTCACCCGACCAGGTAATGAAGGTGGCGGCCCGCGTAGCCACATCAGTGCCCGTACGCGCAAAGGCATCGAGCTGATCCCTTTGCCCCAGGTGATCTACTTCATTGCCGACCACAAGTACGTGACCTTGCGCCACGAGGCCGGAGAAGTGCTGCTCGACGAGCCGCTCAAGGCCCTGGAAGACGAGTTTGGCGAACGCTTCGTGCGTATCCACCGCAACGCGCTGGTCGCCCGTGAGCGTATCGAACGCCTGCAGCGCACCCCGTTGGGGCATTTCCAGCTGTACCTGAAAGGCCTGGACGGGGACGCCCTGACCGTCAGCCGGCGCCATGTGGCCGGTGTGCGCAAGATGATGCAGACCCTCTGA
- the hemC gene encoding hydroxymethylbilane synthase: MSTREIRIATRKSALALWQAEYVKARLEQAHPGLLVTLVPMVSRGDKLLDAPLAKIGGKGLFVKELETALLDNEADIAVHSMKDVPMDFPEGLGLYCICEREDPRDAFVSNRFASLDALPAGSIVGTSSLRRQAQLLARRPDLQIRFLRGNVNTRLAKLDAGEYDAIILAAAGLIRLGFEDRITSTISVDDSLPAGGQGAVGIECRSADHEIHALLAPLHHADTADRVVAERALNKRLNGGCQVPIACYAVLEGDQLWLRGLVGQPSGGTLLVADARAPRTAAETLGVQVAEDLLGQGAEAILKEVYGEAGHP, encoded by the coding sequence ATGTCCACTCGCGAAATCCGCATTGCCACCCGTAAAAGTGCCTTGGCCCTGTGGCAGGCCGAATACGTCAAAGCCCGCCTCGAGCAGGCCCACCCCGGTCTGCTGGTAACCCTGGTACCCATGGTCAGCCGTGGTGACAAGCTGCTCGACGCCCCGCTGGCGAAGATTGGCGGCAAGGGCCTGTTCGTCAAGGAACTGGAAACCGCCTTGCTGGACAATGAAGCCGACATCGCCGTGCATTCGATGAAGGACGTGCCCATGGACTTTCCCGAAGGCCTGGGCCTGTACTGCATCTGCGAGCGCGAAGACCCGCGCGATGCCTTCGTCTCCAACCGCTTCGCCAGCCTCGACGCGCTGCCGGCCGGCAGCATCGTCGGTACCTCCAGCCTGCGCCGCCAGGCCCAGTTGCTGGCGCGTCGCCCGGACCTGCAAATCCGCTTCCTGCGCGGCAACGTCAACACTCGCCTGGCCAAGCTGGATGCCGGTGAATACGACGCCATCATCCTTGCTGCCGCCGGCCTGATCCGTCTGGGCTTCGAAGACCGCATCACCTCCACCATCAGCGTCGATGACAGCTTGCCGGCTGGCGGCCAGGGCGCGGTGGGCATCGAGTGCCGCAGCGCCGACCACGAAATTCACGCGCTGCTGGCGCCGCTGCACCATGCCGACACCGCCGACCGGGTGGTGGCCGAGCGTGCCTTGAACAAACGCCTGAATGGTGGCTGCCAGGTGCCGATTGCCTGCTATGCGGTACTGGAAGGTGACCAGCTGTGGCTGCGTGGCCTGGTTGGCCAGCCCAGCGGCGGCACGCTGCTGGTGGCCGATGCCCGCGCGCCTCGTACTGCCGCCGAAACCCTGGGCGTGCAAGTGGCCGAGGACTTGCTGGGGCAGGGTGCCGAAGCCATCCTCAAGGAAGTCTACGGCGAGGCCGGCCACCCGTGA
- a CDS encoding uroporphyrinogen-III synthase gives MSQWRLLLTRPAEDCAALAQSLAAAGVGSSCLPLLAIEPVTVGNQQRLLLKGLQGFQAIIVVSKPAARLLLEQLAKAGLQPPVQGWFTVGEATAAVLQGAGLAVSVPPRGDDSEALLALPALRQAVAVPAPRVLIVRGVGGRELLAERLAEQGASVDYLELYRRCLPAYPAGTLMRRIEAERLNGLVVSSGQGFEHLQQMAGADWLQLARLPLFVPSPRVAEQARAAGAQQVVDCRGASATALLAAVQRSAAPAS, from the coding sequence GTGAGCCAATGGCGCCTGTTGCTGACCCGGCCTGCCGAGGACTGTGCGGCACTGGCGCAAAGCCTGGCGGCGGCGGGGGTGGGCAGCAGCTGCCTGCCGCTGTTGGCGATCGAGCCCGTCACCGTGGGTAACCAGCAACGCCTGTTGCTGAAAGGCCTGCAGGGCTTCCAGGCGATCATCGTGGTCAGCAAGCCGGCTGCCCGGTTGTTGCTTGAGCAACTGGCCAAGGCCGGCCTGCAGCCACCCGTGCAAGGCTGGTTCACTGTGGGCGAGGCGACCGCCGCCGTGCTGCAGGGTGCGGGCCTGGCGGTGAGCGTCCCGCCACGAGGTGATGACAGCGAAGCGTTGCTGGCGCTGCCAGCCCTGCGCCAGGCAGTTGCCGTGCCGGCGCCACGGGTCTTGATCGTTCGTGGCGTCGGAGGTCGCGAACTGCTGGCAGAGCGTCTTGCAGAGCAAGGTGCTAGTGTCGATTATCTGGAACTGTATCGTCGCTGCCTGCCGGCTTACCCGGCGGGCACCCTGATGCGCCGCATCGAAGCGGAACGCCTCAATGGCCTGGTGGTCAGCAGTGGGCAGGGTTTTGAACACTTGCAGCAGATGGCCGGTGCCGACTGGCTGCAGCTGGCGCGTCTGCCGCTGTTCGTGCCCAGCCCTCGGGTCGCCGAACAGGCCAGGGCCGCCGGGGCCCAACAGGTTGTGGATTGCCGTGGCGCCAGTGCCACGGCCTTGCTGGCAGCCGTGCAGCGCAGCGCTGCACCTGCCTCTTAA
- a CDS encoding uroporphyrinogen-III C-methyltransferase, whose protein sequence is MSETVLSNNDQPSAQAPAEPVTTPPAKRSGSGLATLALLLGAAGVAVGGWGVWQVRQLQGSEFNQGQHIEALNQRAEALQQREQQISAQLASLPAASELEDRRRLVAQLQGDQQRLSQRLETVLGESRKEWRLAEAEHLLRLATLRLSALQDITSAKALVEGADEILREQSDPGAFAAREQLARSLATLNSTQQPDRTGLFLKLAAQRELVQQLSAQSPEFETNADALGALTADGDGASRLSQWWAEISKYFQIDFNADDNVRPLLAGQQLNQLRLALSLTIEQAQWAALNGDSKVYTQALDDARSVLLANFNADNPQSKAMLDSLNALAEQPVSVVTPDLSESLAAVQAYIQRRHLPAEAEGGKP, encoded by the coding sequence GTGAGCGAGACTGTCTTGTCCAATAACGATCAGCCGTCGGCACAAGCGCCGGCGGAACCCGTCACCACCCCACCTGCCAAGCGCTCCGGCAGTGGCCTTGCAACGCTGGCCCTGCTGTTGGGTGCGGCCGGGGTGGCGGTAGGTGGCTGGGGTGTCTGGCAGGTGCGTCAACTGCAAGGCAGCGAATTCAACCAGGGCCAGCACATCGAGGCGCTGAACCAGCGCGCCGAGGCCCTGCAGCAGCGTGAGCAGCAGATCAGCGCGCAACTGGCCAGCCTGCCGGCGGCCAGCGAGCTGGAAGACCGCCGCCGCCTGGTAGCGCAGTTGCAAGGCGACCAGCAACGCCTCAGCCAGCGCCTGGAAACCGTGCTGGGCGAAAGCCGCAAGGAATGGCGCCTGGCCGAAGCCGAGCACTTGCTGCGCCTGGCCACCCTGCGCCTGTCGGCGCTGCAGGACATCACCAGTGCCAAGGCCTTGGTCGAGGGTGCTGACGAGATCCTGCGCGAGCAGAGTGATCCGGGTGCTTTCGCCGCCCGTGAGCAACTGGCGCGCAGCCTGGCCACGCTCAACAGCACCCAGCAACCGGACCGTACCGGCCTGTTCCTGAAACTGGCGGCTCAGCGCGAGCTGGTGCAGCAACTCAGCGCCCAGTCGCCGGAGTTCGAAACCAATGCCGACGCCCTGGGCGCCCTGACCGCCGATGGTGATGGCGCCAGTCGCCTGTCCCAATGGTGGGCCGAGATCTCCAAGTACTTCCAGATCGACTTCAACGCCGATGACAACGTGCGGCCGCTGCTGGCCGGGCAGCAACTGAACCAGCTGCGCCTTGCCCTGAGCCTGACCATCGAACAGGCCCAGTGGGCAGCGCTCAATGGCGATAGCAAGGTCTACACCCAGGCGCTGGACGACGCCCGTAGCGTGCTGCTGGCCAATTTCAACGCCGACAACCCGCAAAGCAAGGCCATGCTTGACAGCCTCAATGCCCTGGCCGAGCAGCCGGTGTCGGTGGTTACCCCCGACCTCAGCGAAAGCCTGGCCGCAGTACAGGCCTATATCCAGCGCCGCCACCTGCCGGCCGAGGCTGAAGGGGGCAAGCCATGA
- a CDS encoding heme biosynthesis protein HemY has product MKRVYLLAVLAIVVAAALGIAVAKHSGYVLISYGSFRYQSGLWAALAGLLAVVLLLWLVRYLVGLVLTSSGVVNPWSRRNRSRRVRLAIEQGQLDLAEGRWASAQRHLHRAAEAERQPLLYYLGAARAANEQGRTEDSDNLLERALERQPQAELAIALTHAQLQMDRGESDGALETLLAMQERHPHNSQVLRLLQRLHLERGDWSALIRLLPDLRKGKVLPAAELAALEQRAWGQNLSLATTRGEDAQSARQALERAWQQLTAAQRQEPQLVLAYAEQLRQVGAQSEAEQVLRTALKREYESHLARLYGLVRGDDPARQLQTAEGWLKAHPQDASLLLTLGRLSLQNRLWGKARDYLESSLRMERNPEACAELARLLAGLGETERSNQLFQEGLGLLDERLLALPLPEGVRA; this is encoded by the coding sequence ATGAAGCGTGTCTACCTGCTGGCCGTGCTGGCGATTGTGGTCGCGGCGGCGCTGGGTATTGCGGTCGCCAAGCACAGCGGCTACGTGCTGATCTCCTATGGCAGCTTCCGCTACCAGTCGGGGTTGTGGGCGGCCCTGGCCGGCTTGCTGGCGGTGGTGCTGCTGCTGTGGCTGGTGCGCTACCTGGTCGGCCTGGTGCTGACTTCCAGCGGCGTGGTCAACCCATGGTCGCGGCGTAATCGCAGCCGGCGCGTTCGCCTGGCCATCGAGCAAGGCCAACTGGACCTCGCCGAGGGCCGTTGGGCCAGTGCCCAGCGCCACCTGCACCGTGCCGCAGAGGCCGAGCGCCAGCCGTTGCTGTATTACCTTGGTGCCGCGCGTGCTGCCAACGAGCAAGGCCGAACCGAAGACAGCGATAACCTGCTGGAGCGTGCCCTGGAGCGCCAGCCGCAAGCGGAGCTGGCTATCGCCCTGACCCATGCGCAGTTGCAGATGGACCGTGGCGAAAGCGATGGCGCCCTGGAAACCCTGCTGGCCATGCAGGAGCGCCACCCGCACAACAGCCAGGTGCTGCGCCTGCTGCAGCGGCTGCACCTGGAGCGCGGCGACTGGTCGGCACTGATCCGCCTGCTGCCCGACCTGCGCAAGGGCAAGGTGCTGCCAGCCGCCGAACTGGCTGCCCTGGAGCAACGTGCCTGGGGCCAGAACCTGAGCCTGGCCACCACCCGTGGCGAGGACGCGCAAAGTGCCCGTCAGGCCCTGGAGCGCGCCTGGCAGCAACTGACCGCTGCCCAGCGCCAGGAGCCACAGCTGGTGCTGGCCTACGCTGAGCAATTGCGCCAGGTGGGTGCCCAGAGCGAAGCCGAACAAGTGCTGCGCACCGCCCTCAAGCGTGAATACGAAAGCCACCTGGCCCGCCTGTACGGCCTGGTGCGCGGCGATGACCCGGCGCGTCAGCTGCAAACTGCCGAAGGTTGGCTCAAGGCCCACCCGCAGGACGCCAGCCTGCTGCTGACCCTGGGCCGTCTGAGCCTGCAGAACCGCTTGTGGGGCAAGGCGCGCGACTACCTGGAAAGCAGCCTGCGCATGGAGCGCAACCCCGAGGCCTGCGCCGAGCTGGCGCGTCTGCTTGCCGGCCTTGGCGAGACCGAGCGCAGCAACCAGCTGTTCCAGGAGGGCCTCGGCCTGCTGGACGAGCGCCTGCTAGCCCTGCCTTTGCCAGAAGGCGTGCGCGCCTGA
- a CDS encoding disulfide bond formation protein B, whose protein sequence is MLPARLRTFFLPACLAALAVLAASFHLENVLGLVPCPLCFSQRLLLGVYALLCLAAVLQAPGTAGIRCYARATLGCSLTGALLAARHVWLQGADGAIPVCPVPIGRLLEQSWGEAARQLLFGGPDCNSLTWSFLDLTLPEWSLLAFLLLAGLPLSCLLAYRFRTLAKT, encoded by the coding sequence ATGCTGCCGGCCCGTTTGCGCACCTTTTTTCTACCTGCCTGCCTCGCTGCACTGGCGGTACTGGCCGCGTCCTTCCACCTGGAAAACGTCCTGGGGCTGGTGCCTTGCCCGTTGTGTTTCAGCCAGCGGCTGCTGCTTGGCGTGTACGCGCTGCTGTGCCTGGCGGCAGTGCTACAGGCACCGGGTACGGCGGGTATTCGCTGTTACGCGCGGGCGACGCTGGGCTGTTCGCTGACCGGTGCGTTGCTGGCAGCACGGCATGTCTGGTTGCAGGGGGCTGACGGGGCCATCCCTGTCTGCCCGGTGCCGATCGGGCGGCTGTTGGAGCAGTCCTGGGGCGAGGCGGCTCGGCAACTGTTGTTCGGTGGCCCGGATTGCAACTCGCTGACCTGGAGCTTTCTCGACCTGACCTTGCCCGAGTGGAGCCTACTGGCTTTTCTGCTTTTGGCGGGGCTGCCCTTGAGCTGCCTGCTGGCGTATCGTTTCCGCACCCTGGCGAAAACATGA
- the rsd gene encoding sigma D regulator, with protein sequence MLDSCQNAQERWGGVHKLIDRWLAERKELVQAFRALRDAKPAFADKDTNGEFCALLVDYVSAWHFEVCEQLASEAKAFGDEKALKLAEEINPRINDSTQIALAFNDHCAKGECKDTERFAEKLAKLGGLLHERFELEDCLIEVLHNAHKEEGAVQA encoded by the coding sequence ATGCTCGATAGTTGTCAGAACGCTCAGGAACGCTGGGGTGGGGTTCACAAACTGATCGACCGCTGGCTGGCGGAGCGCAAGGAACTGGTGCAGGCTTTCCGCGCACTGCGCGATGCCAAGCCGGCCTTCGCCGACAAGGACACCAACGGGGAGTTTTGCGCGCTCCTTGTCGACTACGTTTCGGCGTGGCATTTCGAGGTCTGCGAGCAGTTGGCCAGTGAGGCCAAGGCTTTCGGAGACGAAAAAGCGCTGAAGCTGGCCGAAGAGATCAACCCACGGATCAACGACAGTACTCAGATCGCACTGGCCTTCAATGACCATTGCGCCAAGGGTGAGTGCAAGGACACCGAACGCTTCGCCGAGAAACTGGCCAAGTTGGGCGGGCTGTTGCACGAGCGCTTCGAACTTGAAGACTGCCTGATCGAAGTGCTGCACAACGCGCACAAGGAAGAAGGCGCGGTCCAGGCCTGA